The genomic region GCTCCGAAAGCGGCCGGGCGCCATCGGCCGTGATGGCCGCGCCATAAGTCTGGCCGGTGAGGGTCACCGCAGTGGCCGGGGCGGCGGTGGTAGTGGCCGTTTCGGTGGCGGGATTGGTCTGGCAGGCGGCCAGCGCCAGTAGGGAGGCGGCCAGGCTGAATTGCTTGATGGTCATGGGGATGGGCGATGAAAAGGTATCGGCCCGGAAATTACGACTTTTTTGTTTTGACCTTCACCTTGTCGTAGTTCTGGGTGGAGGCGGCCGTGCGCGACGTCAGCTCACGCACTTCGCTGAGCTTGCCGGTTTTGGTGTAGCGCTCGGTGCGCACGATGCCCACGCCGGGGGCGTAGAAATCAATTTGCTTGCTGCTGCTGCGCATGGCCATATCGGGCCTTGGGATGGTGGCTTCTTCGCGCTCGGCCTCTACCTTGTAGCACTGAAACGTGCCGGCCGGGGTGGTGAGGGCCGTGGGCCCGCTCACCACGCGCCGCTTCTGCAGCATGGTGCTGACGGTGGCAATGCTCACCACCGAGCTGCTGACCTGGATGCTGACGCCGCCGGCGGGCAGCTCGGTGCCCACGGTAGGCTGGTTGGGCCAGGCCAGCGGCGCGATGCTGTAGGCCAGCTTCCGGTCGCGGAAGGAGCGCAGGGCGTCGTTGTTGAGTTCGCCCATGCCGTCGGTGAAGCTGGTGTCGCGGCGGGCGCGGAAGGTGAGGTCCTGGATGCGGTCCAGGGTGTTTTTGCGGGCGTAGTAACCGCTCTTGAGCAGCATGGTGTTTTCGGCTACTTTGCGGTCTTTGCTTTCTTCCCGCTCCCCGGTTTTCAGATCTACTACCCGCTGGCGCACCTCGCCCAGTGGCTTGCCGCCGGCATCGAGGACGCGGTACACGAGCTCCATGTTATCGGCAAGGCCAAATGGCTGGCCGGGGCTGGGGGCGTCGGGGGTCTGGGCGGAAACGGAAGAGGCGGCAGCGGCCAGCGCGGGCATCAGCAGCAGCGAACGGAAAGAGGAAAAGGGCATAAGCCAGCAGAACAACAAAGGATGGAACGGGCCAACATACGCAATCCGGCATATTTTGATTGCCAGGGCCCATGCCGCCTACGCAAAAGTGCGGCCATAGTGTTTGCCTGTCTGCTCCACCATTGCCCCGAATCCGGCAGGGGCATGTAACTTGCGGGCCGCCGCGCCGTTTTTCCGGCAGAGCTGGCCCGTGTGCGCCGCTACTTCCCCTAACCACCCTTTCTCATGCCCGATTCTTCGCAACAACCCGCCTCCTGGGCCGATACGGCCGCTTCGCTGCTGTCCAAACTCTCGGGCGGCGTAGAGCTGGCCCTGGCCTTCGACCAGATGGAGCTGCAGGTGCCTAACCCCCAGAACCCCGCCGCGCCGGCTGCCACCTGGCGCCTCAATGGCTCGTTGCGCATCCGCACCCGCGGCGAAAAGCCGGCTGATGCCGCCCTGCCACCCGCAACGCCCACGTCCGTTGGCTAGCGGCCTCGAAATAGAGGCGCAACTGGTGATTTCGCTGGATGGCGACGACGTGCAGGTAGCGGCTTCGGGCACTTACCTGATTATCAACGTGCCCAGCCAACGGGTGCTCGACAAGCTCACCAGCGGCCCGCCCAAAGACCCCAACGCACCGCCCAAACCCAAAGACCCCCGTGCCCCCGATCCGCTGCAGCAGCTCAACGACCTGGCCCTGCGGCTGGGGCTGGTGCTGGATTTGCGGGTAGCGGGCAAAACCTACGTCACGTTCGGCACGGGCCGCAGCCCCAAAATCACGCTCAACGCCGTGCTGGGCAAAATCGGGTCCTTCTTTAAAAATTAGAGCTCAGGAAATAGGGCTTGGTGCTTGGGTAGTTCATTTAGCTGGACAACCCAAGCACCAAGCCCTATTCTCTGAGCCCTAAAATACCCCGAATCCTGCTTGTCGGAGAGTGGGGGTTTTACGTATCTTGGAAGAAGGCTGAAAGCCTGGGCAGCGCCATTATACCGGAACTAAAGGCGGTTGGAATGGTTTGCCCTACAACCATTGCCACTTCCGCTGCCGCGCATGAACTCCGACAAAGAACGTAAAGACAAGGTGGGCGCCAACCAGCCGGCCACCTCCTTCCAACGCATGGAGCGGGTGCCGCCGCTGCAGATGATGCTGTACCTGGGTTTGGTGGGAATAGGCGTGCTGTTCCTGTTCCTGACGGGCGCCTACATCAGCACCCGCTCGGCCACCCAGCTGCCGGCCGGAATTCAGCAGTTTCCCAAATTCTTTTCCATCAGCACCATCGTGCTGCTGCTTAGCAGCTACGTGGTGGCACAGGCCCCGCGCCTATACCGCGCCGACGATGTGAACGGGCTGGCGCGCTGCCTCGGGGCCACGCTGCTGCTGGGCAGCATCTTCGCGGGGCTGCAGGTGCTGGGCTGGCGCGAGCTGATGCTGCAGGGCGTGTTTTTCGAAGGCAAAGCCAGCGGCACCTACGTCTACCTGATTTCGGCGCTGCACGTGCTGCACCTGCTGGGTGGCATGCTGTTTCTGCTGGCGCTGCTGCTGCGCACCGTGCACGCCTCCCGCGACGCCGTGCGCAGTCTGGTGTTCATCCGCAACCCCTATCGCCGCCTGCAGCTCCGGATGCTGGGCACCTACTGGCACTTCATCGACGCGCTGTGGGTGCTGCTGTTCGTCGTGTTCGTGTTTATGTATTAGAGAGTAACTGAGTAAGGGAGTAGCTGAGTAGGTCAACCTGTCACGCGCCGCTCAAGCTTTTGCATTCGAGAGTAACTGAATAGGGGAGTAGCTGAGTGGTCGTTCAATCATCTGGACGATCTACCCAGTTACTCCCCTACTCAGTTACTCTACCGCGCCAGCGTGACGGGGCCTTTGAACTTGCGGCCGTCCGTGAATTCGATGAGGTAGAAGTAGGTGCCAGGCGCCAACTGGCCCCCATCCCAGCGGAAGTTACGGTCGGTGCTGCGGAATACCAGGTTGCCCCAGCGCGAGAAAATCTTGATGTCGGCGAAACGGGAGTCGCAGAAGTCGGGCGGCAGGTTCTCCAGTTGGAAGAACTCGTTGAGGCGGTTGGGGTCGTTGTTGGGCGTGAAGATGTTGGGCGGCGTGAAGGCCACCGTATCGGGGTTGATCAGCTCGAAGCGCACCACGCGGGAGCGGGGCTCAGGGCGGCAGGTGGTTTCCTGCAGCCGGAACGTTACTTCCAACGCGCCGTCGGGCAGCTTGAGGCCGGTGCAGTTGGGGTCCCAGCGGAAGGTGGCGGTGGCGCGGCCGTTGCCGTTCTGCGGCCGGAAGCTCATGCCTGCCGCCGCCAAGTCGAATCCGTTGCCGGTAGCCGACAGCACCAGCGGATCGGTGTCGGCGTCGGTGCCGGTGAAGGTGGCCTCGTAGGCATTCCCGATCAGGCGCCGCACCCGCACCGGCGCATCAATGGGGCCGGTAGTGCTGGGGTTGGGCAGGCTGGAAACCAGCACCGGCGGCGTATTGGCGTAGTCGATCTGGATGGGAATGCGTAGGCCGACGGCCGTGGGCTCGGAGCAGGGCCCGGCGCTGGCCGTAAAGTCGAACTCGTAGGAAGTGCGGGCGGCGGCCCGGCAGTCCACGCGCCACGTGAAGCGGCCCTGCAGCTGGTTGCCGTTGGCCTGCTGCACGAACGTGACGCCCAGGTCGGCGGGCGTAAAGCCGCGCCCGGCCATGCTCAGTGTCATCGGGTCGTTATCAGCATCGAGGCCCGTTACGTCGAAGGTTATCAGGTCGCCGATGCGGGCGCGCAGGGGCAGGGCCGCTGTGCTGCTGATGGTGGGCGGGCTGTTGGGGTCCGGCACGGCCGTGAAGGCGAGCCGCACGGTGTCGCGCTTGGGCAGGCTGCAGCCGTTGTCGGCCACAATCAAATCCAGTAAATACACCCGGCCGCGCGTGTTGAAGCAGGCCGGAAAGCACAGCTGCGACACCAGCGTGTCGGGCGCGCCGGGGCTGCGCACCGTGCCCTGGGTGGTGCTGATGGTGGGCAGCTGCCCGGCCGTGAAGTTCACGGGCCGCAGCGACATGGTGAGGCGCGAGGGCGAATCGGGGTCGGACACTTTGAGCGTGATGCAGCGGCTGAAACCCGGGCGCAGGTGCAGCGTGTCGCGGCCGGGCCGGAAAGTGCCCGTACCGCTGGGCAGCGTCACGCGCATAGTGGGCGCGGCGTTCTGGGCGCACCGGATGACTTTGAGTTGAAAATCGCGCCTCGCCTCGCCAATCTTCACGCCCCGCCGATATTCCGCGCAGCGGATGCCGAACACAAACAGGCCCTCATCGGTGGGGCGCACCTGCAGGCGGCCGGTCTGGCGGTTGATGCTGAGGGTGGGGGCGCCGGGAATCTGGTTGAGCGCACTCAGGCCGGCACTCCAGCGCACCTCTTGGTAGGGCTGCGGGTCGGCGACGGGCGGCTTGGGCAGGCCGGGGGTGGAGTGCCCGTTCAGCGGCGTGGCCAACTCATACACCAGCGAGTCGCCGTCGGCATCCTGGCCCCCGAAATCGTAGTAAAACAGCTCCCCCAAGCAGGCATAGTCGCCGAGTGGCGGGAAGATGCGGGGCGTGGAGTCGCGGAAGGGCTGCCCGTTGCGCACCACGGGCGGAAACTCCAGGTAGAACGTCTGGCCCGCATCGGCCGGGTCCTGGATGTTGCGGATGCCGCTGTTGCGGCAGCAGCGCTCCACGGCCGCGTAGTAGCCGGCCGGGTTGGTGTACACGTTGGCTGGCAGCTCCAGCCGGCCCGAGTACACGAGCTTGCGCGTCACCAGGGACGTGGGCAGCGCGCAGGCCGGGCTGGTGTAGTTCACCAGCGTGTTGGCGCCCAGCGGCAGCGTAAGGTTCTGCATGCGCCGGTCGGTACCCTTCTCAAATATGCTAACCGTCAGGTCATTGTCAAGCGCCCCGGAGCTGCCATTGACTGCATCGAAATATAGGTTGAGCGTGAGCTGGTAGGTGGCGTTCTGCAGATACTGCAGGTCCATTTCGCCGCCCACGATGTGGGTGGCGCGGGCCGGAAGTGCCAGCAGCAGCAACAACGCCAGCAGCAGGCGGTGGGCCGGGCCAGTCAGGGCGTAGCAGTAGGGTAGAAGACGTGGCATAGAAGGGGGAAATAGTCGGGCGCGGATACCTCCCGAATATACGACGACGCCCCGAAACCCTCACCCAACCGGCGGCAGGTGTGTGCGGCCGGCTTTGTATCTTGGGTGCGTAATTCGCCCTCTTTCTTTCCTCACCCATTTGCGTTTTCATGCTGCGTTTCTACTCTTTCCTGACGGGGCTGCTCTTGCTGGCTCCGGGCCTGCAGGCCCAGACCCCGGACCCTGCGCCCGCCCGCCCAGCCCTCACGGATGATGCCGCCCTGCTGTGCAGCCAGGCGCACACCCGCACCGCGCTGCGCGGCCCCGCCGCCACCGTGCCGCACCGCCGCAAGATGGACCGCTACGATGTGAAGTACTACAAGCTGGATATTGCGCTGGAAAACAACTCGCGCAACGTGGGCGGCAACGTGCGCATGCTGGCCCGCACCCTCGCCCAGCCCCTCGACTCGGTGGCGTTTGAGCTGTATTCCACCTTCACCATCGACTCAGTGGTGGTGAACGGGCGCCGCGCCAACGGCATCCGTCGCGCTGATTCCGACGTGACCGTGCTGCTGCCGCAGGCTGTGCCGGCCAATACACTCTTCAGCACCGTGGTGTATTACCGCGGCACGGCGCCCAACGGCAACAGCGCCGCTATCGGCAACGCCCTGAATACCCGGCTGCAAACCACCTACGGCGTAAACGTGACCTGGAGCCTATCCGAGCCGTTTTCGGCCCACGAGTGGTGGCCCTGCAAGCAGGTGCTGACCGATAAGGCCGACTCCCTGGACGTGTGGGTGACGACAAGCAGCATCAACAAAGTAGGCTCCAACGGTATGCTGGAACGCGTGACGCCGCTGCCCACCGGCAAGAGCCGCTACGAGTGGAAGCACCGCGCCAAGCCCATCGACTACTACCTCGTGTCGGTGGCCGTGGCGCCTTATCTGGAGTATGTGAACTACGCCAATCCCGTGGGCGGCCCGCGCATTCCCATCGTCAACTACGTCTACAACCAGGCGGCCCTGAACTTCTACCGCACCGAAATCGACCGGACGCCCGGCTTCCTGGAGAATTTCTCCGAGCTGGTGGGCCTCTACCCGTTTGCCAGCGAGAAGTACGGCCACAGCATGGCCCCCATCGGAGGCGGTATGGAGCACCAGACCATGACCACCCAGGACGGCTTCAGCTTCACGCTGACGGCGCACGAGCTGTTCCACCAGTGGTTCGGCGACAACGTGACCTGCGCTTCGTGGGAGGATATCTGGCTGAACGAAGGCTTTGCCTCCTACGGCGAATACCTGTCGCTCGACCGGTTTTCGTCGGCCACCAGTGCCCGCACCTGGATAGCCAATGCCCAGACCACGGCCCGCCAGCAGCCCGGCGGCAGCCTCCGCGTGGCCGATACCACCAACGTGGGCCGCATTTTCAGCTCGCGCCTCAGCTACAAGAAAGGCGCGGCCGTGATTCATATGCTGCGCTATCTGCTCAACGATGACGTGAAATTCTTCCGGGCCCTGCGCACCTACCAGAGCACCTACAGCGGCCGCACGGCCCGCACCATCGACCTGCAGCGCATTTTCGAGGCCGAAGCCGGCCGCCCGCTGCAGTATTTCTTCGACCAGTGGTACGCGGGCGAAGGCTACCCGATTTTCAATGTGCGCTGGAATCAGGTAGGCCCTGATGTATTTATCCGCAACACCCAGACGGTGAGCATGCCTGCCGTCACACCTTTCTTTGACGTGGAGCTGGATTATCGCCTTGTTTTCAGCGACAATACCAGCCAGGCCCTGCGGGTGCGTCATGGGCAGGCCATATCCTCATTCAGTGTGCCTACCAACAAAACCGTTACCGCTGTTTTCGTGGATCCCGACCAGTGGGTGCTGCAGGTAACTCCTACCATCCTCCGCGACAACGCCTTGGTGCTGGCCACGGCTGCGGCCCGGGCTGCCCGCCTGAGCGTGTACCCCAACCCCTGCCGCGAAACCCTCCGCCTGCCCAACCTAACCACCCGCGCCACGGCCGAAGTAACCGATGCTACCGGCCGCGTACTCCTGCGCCAGACCGTAGACCCACAGCATGCCCAGCTGGACACCCGCACGCTGGCTGCCGGCCTCTACCACCTGCGCCTCACCACGGCCACTGGCAGCGTGTCGGCGGCCCGTTTTGTGCGCGAGTAACCTAAAAACAGGTTAGTCACAAAAAAGCGTCCCGTCTGGATAGACGGGACGCTTTTTTGTGTTTGAAGCTTTCGAATACCGGCTTAGTCTTTCCAATAGTCCTGGATCAGGGCCTGCACCTCCGGCGGAGCGGGCGGCATATCCAGCACGGCGGCCATCAACTCATCGAAGCTATGGGGCAGGGTGAAAATGGTATCCTGATAGGGGTTGCTGACGAAGCGGATGAACCCCGGCTGCCCGTTCACACGCACCAGATCCACCGTCACGTTGCCGTAGAGCTGGTTGCAGCGGCCCGTAGCGGTGCAATCGTTGGGCAACGGCTTCAGGAAGTACTTCTCCACAGTTTCAGAGTAGCGCTCATGGTGCAGCGTGCGCTGGTCGGAGGCCGAGACGTTGTAGCCCAACGCCTGCACCCTGTCGCGCAGCAGGTCGAAGAAGTGACGGAAGTTGCCGGGCCCCATGCTGGGGTCGTAGAGCAGTACCGCGCCGTGGCGGCCGGCCTCGTCCAGCAGCTGCACCCGAAACTGCTGCCCCGTGATGCCAGCCTTGCTGTAGTGGTAGGCTTTGAAATAAGGGCCGGCCCAGTTCAGATACACCTGTTGCTCCAGCCAGCGGGCACGGATGCGCTCCTGCGCCGGCGTGCGGTGCAGTGGCTGCCAGTCCGGGGTTTTGGAAGCAGCCTCCGGGGAAAACAACTGTTTAAGAAAATCGAGCAAAGCGGTATGGGAGTATGAGGAAAGAACACCCACCGCCGTAAATGGTTTCGAGGGAAAAGACGGGTTGGCGGCCAGTGAAAAGAGAATTTCAGTCCAAAAACAAAAGGCAGACTCCATCAGGAATCTGCCCTTCAGACCACTAGCTGCGGCGGCGGCTATTTCACGCGCTGCCAGTAGTGTGCTTTGCCAATCAGCGAGAAACCGATGTAGCCTTTCACTTCCAGCCGGTCTTTGCCGGCTGCCGCCACGTAACACGAGTAGGTGCGGCCGTTTTCGGGGTCGTAGATTTCGCCGTCTTCCCAGCGGTCGGTTTCGGCGTTGTAGCGCAGGTTCTGCAGCACCGTCAGGTTCTGCAGGAGTTGGGTGCGTCGCTCGGGGGTAGGGTGCTTCTCATCAAGGCGGGGCTTGCCGTTGGCATCAGTGGGGGCGCGCAGCCACACCAAACGCCCGCACAACTGCTCGCCGCAGCGGTACAGCTCAATGTGCGAGTCGCCGGTATCGTCGGCCCACACGCCCAGCGGCGGCGTTTGGGCCGCGGCGGGCCGCAGCGTTAGCAGCAACATCATCAGACTCAGCAGCAGGTATTTCAAGCGCAAAAGAAGCTTAGAGGAAAGGGAGTCTGCTGCCTGCTGCTGCAAGAGAGCTGCAGGAGCAGGCCACAAAAAAGCGACGCCCCCGCAGTGCGGAAGCGTCGCCAAGTATACGCAATCAACGGCAGATGCGCCTATTTCACGCGGGTCCAGCTCTGCGATTTGCCAATCATGGAGAAGCCGATATAGCCTTTCACTTCCATCGAATTGGCGTTGAGCATCTTCATGTAGCAGGAGTACGTTTTGCCGCTTTCGGGGTCGTAGATCTTGCCGTCATCCCACTTGTTGTCGTCGTCGTACTCGAAGCCTTGCATGAACACCATGCCCAGCCGCGGCCGGGTGCGCAATTTCGGATCGGGGTTAACGGTGTCGGTTTTGGGCTTGCCGGTTTTAGGGTCGTTGGGTACGGTCAGGCTGACGATCTTACCGCAGAGCTTGTTGCCGCATTTGTAGATTTCGAACGTCGCCTTTTTCTCCGAGTTGGTCCATGTGCCCAAAGGAGAGAGGGTTTGTGCTGAAGCCAACCCGATGGCCCCGAACAGGAAGGCGAGAGCAAGGAACAGGAATTTTTTCATGATGTGAAATAAGGGATTTGGGTATGGGTGTGAAAAGATAGGAGAAAACTCCTGCATGCCAGCGTTCGGGCAAGGCAAAAATGCTGATCTGCCTGAAGGCAAGTTTGAGGCCAGGCTTTCACACAGATCCGTCAGTGAAACAAAGCGCCTGATCATCAGGATGCTGGCGCTGAAACGTCGTTGAGGTCCTAAAAAAAGGGGTTTTTATTTTGAACCATCCGGCAGGCTTATAACTTTACCTTCCGTAGTGAGTGCTACAGCCCCGCCCAAGCAGCCCTAAGGTGCTGGGAGGCGCGGCCGGGGTTATGTCGAACGTAAAGAAAGGAGGTACAAAATGTCTAGTAGTCCCAAACAAATCCTGCCAAGCCTGTCGAATGTAGTTCGCCTCACCGCCGAACGCGCTTAACAACAGCTTTCGCGCGGAAAAACGCCCTATTTGGCTTTTTCCCGCATTCTGGCAAGGTCTTACACAAAGGATGGCGGGGCTGTACCCCAGACTCGTCGCTTGGTAAGATTTGAAGGATTAGATGCCCGGTCCGCCCAGCAGCCTCTCTTGTGAGGACTGCATAGGCGGCCGGGCATCGCTCTTTTACAGCGTATAGAAGTAGGCTGCATTTTGTCCGGATACCTTACTCAGCTGCTCCATTACTCTGCAAAACCCGGCGTATTTGCATAAAGCGCCGCTCATAGTCGGTGCC from Hymenobacter canadensis harbors:
- a CDS encoding TapB family protein, translated to MPFSSFRSLLLMPALAAAASSVSAQTPDAPSPGQPFGLADNMELVYRVLDAGGKPLGEVRQRVVDLKTGEREESKDRKVAENTMLLKSGYYARKNTLDRIQDLTFRARRDTSFTDGMGELNNDALRSFRDRKLAYSIAPLAWPNQPTVGTELPAGGVSIQVSSSVVSIATVSTMLQKRRVVSGPTALTTPAGTFQCYKVEAEREEATIPRPDMAMRSSSKQIDFYAPGVGIVRTERYTKTGKLSEVRELTSRTAASTQNYDKVKVKTKKS
- a CDS encoding cytochrome c oxidase subunit 3, which produces MNSDKERKDKVGANQPATSFQRMERVPPLQMMLYLGLVGIGVLFLFLTGAYISTRSATQLPAGIQQFPKFFSISTIVLLLSSYVVAQAPRLYRADDVNGLARCLGATLLLGSIFAGLQVLGWRELMLQGVFFEGKASGTYVYLISALHVLHLLGGMLFLLALLLRTVHASRDAVRSLVFIRNPYRRLQLRMLGTYWHFIDALWVLLFVVFVFMY
- a CDS encoding gliding motility-associated C-terminal domain-containing protein codes for the protein MPRLLPYCYALTGPAHRLLLALLLLLALPARATHIVGGEMDLQYLQNATYQLTLNLYFDAVNGSSGALDNDLTVSIFEKGTDRRMQNLTLPLGANTLVNYTSPACALPTSLVTRKLVYSGRLELPANVYTNPAGYYAAVERCCRNSGIRNIQDPADAGQTFYLEFPPVVRNGQPFRDSTPRIFPPLGDYACLGELFYYDFGGQDADGDSLVYELATPLNGHSTPGLPKPPVADPQPYQEVRWSAGLSALNQIPGAPTLSINRQTGRLQVRPTDEGLFVFGIRCAEYRRGVKIGEARRDFQLKVIRCAQNAAPTMRVTLPSGTGTFRPGRDTLHLRPGFSRCITLKVSDPDSPSRLTMSLRPVNFTAGQLPTISTTQGTVRSPGAPDTLVSQLCFPACFNTRGRVYLLDLIVADNGCSLPKRDTVRLAFTAVPDPNSPPTISSTAALPLRARIGDLITFDVTGLDADNDPMTLSMAGRGFTPADLGVTFVQQANGNQLQGRFTWRVDCRAAARTSYEFDFTASAGPCSEPTAVGLRIPIQIDYANTPPVLVSSLPNPSTTGPIDAPVRVRRLIGNAYEATFTGTDADTDPLVLSATGNGFDLAAAGMSFRPQNGNGRATATFRWDPNCTGLKLPDGALEVTFRLQETTCRPEPRSRVVRFELINPDTVAFTPPNIFTPNNDPNRLNEFFQLENLPPDFCDSRFADIKIFSRWGNLVFRSTDRNFRWDGGQLAPGTYFYLIEFTDGRKFKGPVTLAR
- a CDS encoding M1 family aminopeptidase, with product MLRFYSFLTGLLLLAPGLQAQTPDPAPARPALTDDAALLCSQAHTRTALRGPAATVPHRRKMDRYDVKYYKLDIALENNSRNVGGNVRMLARTLAQPLDSVAFELYSTFTIDSVVVNGRRANGIRRADSDVTVLLPQAVPANTLFSTVVYYRGTAPNGNSAAIGNALNTRLQTTYGVNVTWSLSEPFSAHEWWPCKQVLTDKADSLDVWVTTSSINKVGSNGMLERVTPLPTGKSRYEWKHRAKPIDYYLVSVAVAPYLEYVNYANPVGGPRIPIVNYVYNQAALNFYRTEIDRTPGFLENFSELVGLYPFASEKYGHSMAPIGGGMEHQTMTTQDGFSFTLTAHELFHQWFGDNVTCASWEDIWLNEGFASYGEYLSLDRFSSATSARTWIANAQTTARQQPGGSLRVADTTNVGRIFSSRLSYKKGAAVIHMLRYLLNDDVKFFRALRTYQSTYSGRTARTIDLQRIFEAEAGRPLQYFFDQWYAGEGYPIFNVRWNQVGPDVFIRNTQTVSMPAVTPFFDVELDYRLVFSDNTSQALRVRHGQAISSFSVPTNKTVTAVFVDPDQWVLQVTPTILRDNALVLATAAARAARLSVYPNPCRETLRLPNLTTRATAEVTDATGRVLLRQTVDPQHAQLDTRTLAAGLYHLRLTTATGSVSAARFVRE
- a CDS encoding DUF2147 domain-containing protein, which codes for MKYLLLSLMMLLLTLRPAAAQTPPLGVWADDTGDSHIELYRCGEQLCGRLVWLRAPTDANGKPRLDEKHPTPERRTQLLQNLTVLQNLRYNAETDRWEDGEIYDPENGRTYSCYVAAAGKDRLEVKGYIGFSLIGKAHYWQRVK
- a CDS encoding DUF2147 domain-containing protein, whose translation is MKKFLFLALAFLFGAIGLASAQTLSPLGTWTNSEKKATFEIYKCGNKLCGKIVSLTVPNDPKTGKPKTDTVNPDPKLRTRPRLGMVFMQGFEYDDDNKWDDGKIYDPESGKTYSCYMKMLNANSMEVKGYIGFSMIGKSQSWTRVK